One genomic region from Prevotella sp. Rep29 encodes:
- the glmM gene encoding phosphoglucosamine mutase yields the protein MTLIKSISGIRGTIGGGVGDTLNPLDIVKFTTAYATYIRRSKQSQSNTIIVGRDGRISGEMVKNVVCGTLMGMGYDVVNIGLATTPTTELAVVMEGAAGGIIITASHNPRQWNALKLLSHEGEFLTAQDAQEVLDIAEQEDFQYAEVDQLGHYSENNTFNERHIENVLNLQLVDVESIRKAKFRVCLDAINSVGAVILPKFFDALGVQCTVLNGDVTGDFAHNPEPLEKNLTGIMDEMRKGGYHLGIVVDPDVDRLAFICEDGTMFGEEYTLVSVADYVLAHTPGNTVSNLSSTRALRDITEKHGGTYTPAAVGEVNVTTKMKAVNAVIGGEGNGGVIYPESHYGRDALVGIALFLTSLSHKHCTASQLRRTLPNYYIAKNRIDLTPTTDVDAILQRVKEHFRNEQVNDIDGVKIDFPDRWVHLRKSNTEPIIRVYSEASTMEAAEELAQQLMQIVHEMQ from the coding sequence ATGACACTTATCAAATCCATATCAGGCATTCGAGGTACAATCGGAGGAGGAGTCGGCGACACGCTGAATCCGTTGGACATCGTGAAATTCACAACCGCATACGCAACCTATATTCGTCGCAGTAAGCAATCGCAGAGCAATACCATTATCGTTGGTCGGGATGGGCGCATCTCGGGAGAAATGGTGAAGAATGTTGTCTGCGGAACACTGATGGGTATGGGCTATGATGTTGTCAACATCGGATTGGCAACGACACCAACCACCGAACTCGCAGTGGTGATGGAAGGGGCTGCAGGTGGCATCATCATTACCGCTTCGCATAACCCACGCCAATGGAATGCCCTGAAACTGCTCAGCCATGAAGGCGAGTTCCTGACAGCACAAGACGCGCAAGAAGTGCTCGACATCGCTGAACAGGAAGATTTCCAATATGCAGAGGTAGATCAACTCGGGCATTATTCAGAGAATAACACCTTCAACGAACGACACATAGAAAATGTGCTCAATCTCCAGTTGGTTGATGTGGAAAGCATCAGGAAAGCCAAATTCAGAGTCTGCCTTGATGCTATCAACTCTGTCGGAGCCGTCATCCTGCCAAAATTTTTCGATGCACTGGGCGTTCAGTGTACCGTACTCAACGGCGATGTGACGGGAGATTTCGCGCATAATCCGGAGCCTCTGGAGAAAAACCTGACGGGAATCATGGACGAAATGCGGAAAGGAGGATACCACCTCGGTATCGTCGTTGACCCAGATGTGGACCGACTCGCTTTCATTTGCGAAGACGGAACCATGTTCGGAGAGGAATATACGCTTGTCAGTGTGGCTGACTATGTACTCGCACACACACCGGGAAACACCGTCAGCAACCTCTCATCGACACGCGCCCTGCGAGACATCACCGAGAAACATGGCGGCACTTACACTCCGGCAGCCGTAGGAGAAGTGAACGTGACAACCAAAATGAAAGCCGTCAATGCTGTCATCGGAGGAGAAGGAAACGGTGGAGTCATCTATCCCGAGAGCCATTACGGACGAGACGCACTCGTCGGCATTGCACTCTTCCTGACCAGTCTTTCACATAAGCATTGCACTGCCAGTCAGTTGAGACGCACGCTCCCCAACTATTACATCGCAAAAAATCGCATAGACCTTACGCCGACAACGGATGTTGACGCCATCTTGCAGCGCGTGAAAGAACACTTCCGGAATGAGCAGGTAAACGATATCGATGGTGTAAAAATCGACTTTCCCGACCGTTGGGTACACCTGCGCAAGTCAAACACAGAGCCCATCATACGTGTCTATAGCGAAGCATCGACAATGGAAGCTGCCGAAGAGTTGGCACAACAACTCATGCAAATAGTCCACGAGATGCAATAA
- a CDS encoding nucleotidyltransferase, with the protein MKPTLLLLAAGMGSRYGGLKQLDGVGPNGETIMDYSIYDAIKAGFGKIVFVIRKDFEQDFRERILAKYEGHIPAELVFQSLDALPEGFTCPEGREKPWGTNHAVMMASGVIKEPFCVINCDDFYNRDAFMVMGKFLSELPEGSTNRYSMVGYRIGNTLSENGTVARGICSKDGDGNLTTVVERTEIKRMDGVVCYKDERGEWVDVDDNTPVSMNFWGFTPDYFEHSEKYFKEFLSDPKNMQNLKAEFFIPLMVNKLVNEHTATVKVLDTTSKWFGVTYAADREGTVGRIQQLVDEKVYPNRLF; encoded by the coding sequence ATGAAACCAACATTATTATTACTTGCGGCAGGCATGGGAAGCCGCTATGGAGGTCTGAAACAACTTGACGGCGTAGGTCCCAACGGAGAAACCATCATGGACTATTCCATCTATGATGCCATCAAGGCGGGATTTGGCAAGATAGTATTTGTCATTCGAAAAGATTTTGAGCAGGATTTCCGTGAGCGGATTCTTGCCAAATATGAAGGGCACATACCGGCAGAATTGGTGTTTCAGAGTCTTGACGCACTGCCCGAAGGCTTTACTTGTCCTGAAGGCAGGGAGAAGCCTTGGGGTACGAATCACGCTGTTATGATGGCTTCGGGCGTTATCAAAGAGCCTTTTTGTGTGATCAACTGCGATGACTTTTACAACCGTGATGCTTTCATGGTGATGGGCAAATTCTTGTCTGAACTGCCTGAAGGAAGTACGAACCGATATTCGATGGTTGGATACAGAATCGGTAATACGCTTTCTGAAAACGGGACTGTGGCGCGTGGTATCTGCTCGAAGGATGGCGATGGGAACCTGACCACTGTTGTAGAGCGGACGGAAATCAAGCGCATGGATGGAGTTGTATGCTATAAGGATGAGCGTGGCGAGTGGGTTGATGTGGACGATAACACGCCTGTGTCGATGAATTTCTGGGGATTCACGCCTGACTATTTTGAGCATAGTGAGAAATATTTCAAGGAATTCTTGTCTGATCCTAAGAACATGCAGAATCTGAAAGCGGAGTTTTTTATTCCACTGATGGTAAATAAGTTGGTGAACGAACACACCGCAACGGTGAAGGTGCTTGATACGACGAGCAAGTGGTTTGGTGTGACGTACGCAGCAGACCGTGAGGGTACGGTCGGGCGCATTCAGCAACTTGTGGACGAGAAGGTCTATCCAAACCGCCTGTTCTGA
- a CDS encoding DUF4827 domain-containing protein, which produces MKKILFVSLFLGGMLMFTACHDRETYADQKKRERTAISQFLVDSAINVITETEFKANGGVTDVSKNEYVLFQSTGVYMQIIRQGCGAAIKDGETTTVLCRFKEVNILTDSVQLTNNYYFYAMIPDKMSVKNTSGTYTASFISGLMYSSYGATVPTGWLVPMPYIKVGRPSKEGEEIAKVKLIVPHSQGHTSAATSVYPCYYEITYERGL; this is translated from the coding sequence ATGAAGAAGATTCTTTTTGTATCGCTTTTCCTCGGTGGGATGTTGATGTTTACGGCATGCCACGACAGGGAAACCTATGCTGACCAGAAAAAGCGTGAGCGCACGGCAATATCCCAATTTCTCGTAGATTCCGCCATCAATGTCATCACTGAGACGGAGTTTAAAGCCAATGGGGGAGTGACCGATGTGAGTAAAAACGAATACGTACTCTTTCAGTCAACGGGAGTTTATATGCAAATCATAAGACAAGGCTGTGGGGCTGCCATCAAGGACGGAGAAACGACGACGGTGCTCTGCCGGTTTAAGGAAGTCAATATACTCACAGACTCTGTCCAACTTACCAATAACTACTATTTCTATGCGATGATTCCAGACAAGATGTCTGTCAAGAACACGAGCGGCACATACACGGCATCATTCATCAGCGGACTCATGTATAGCAGCTACGGGGCGACCGTTCCGACGGGATGGCTCGTGCCGATGCCGTACATCAAAGTGGGAAGACCATCAAAGGAAGGAGAAGAAATAGCCAAGGTAAAACTCATCGTACCCCATTCGCAGGGACACACATCAGCAGCGACAAGCGTCTATCCATGCTACTATGAGATAACCTATGAAAGGGGATTATAG
- a CDS encoding bifunctional oligoribonuclease/PAP phosphatase NrnA — MDINLLSPHRLDRLRELVADATRIVICCHKSPDGDALGSSLAWAEYLHSQGKDATVVVPDAYPDFLQWLPNAEGIIRYDKYPERAAGLLSAADLIFCLDFNTTSRVGDMQAVLDASPAQKILFDHHLSPDIKTVMRVSEKKLSSTSEIVFRIVWQLGAFDAMSKQFAICLYCGMMTDTGAFTYNSSDAEIYYIISQLLTKKFDKDLIYRKVYNNYSASCIRMRGYMMYEKLQVFPNEHAAYFTITKDDMARFQFVKGDAEGLVNEPLRIKKMRMSISLREDSEKENLVWVSLRSVGPWHCNKIAETFFNGGGHPNAAGGHLHCTIQEAEKIARDAIQHFAKINDPLPKS, encoded by the coding sequence ATGGATATCAATCTTTTGTCACCGCATCGGCTGGATCGGCTCAGGGAGCTGGTCGCCGATGCAACTCGAATTGTCATCTGTTGCCATAAGAGTCCTGACGGCGATGCATTGGGCTCGTCGCTGGCGTGGGCGGAATATCTTCATTCACAGGGGAAGGATGCAACGGTCGTTGTGCCTGATGCTTATCCCGACTTCCTGCAATGGCTTCCTAATGCGGAGGGCATCATACGCTATGATAAGTACCCCGAGAGGGCAGCAGGACTACTGTCGGCAGCCGATCTCATCTTTTGTCTGGACTTCAATACGACCAGTCGTGTGGGTGACATGCAGGCTGTCCTCGATGCGTCGCCGGCACAGAAAATCCTTTTCGACCACCATCTCTCGCCTGATATCAAGACGGTGATGAGGGTGTCTGAAAAGAAACTCAGTTCAACGAGTGAGATAGTCTTCCGCATAGTATGGCAGCTTGGGGCATTTGACGCGATGAGCAAGCAGTTTGCCATCTGTCTCTATTGTGGGATGATGACCGACACGGGAGCGTTCACCTACAACTCATCCGATGCGGAGATTTACTACATCATCAGTCAGTTGTTGACGAAGAAGTTTGATAAGGACCTTATCTATCGGAAAGTCTATAACAATTACAGCGCATCGTGCATACGGATGAGGGGCTATATGATGTATGAAAAGCTGCAGGTTTTCCCGAACGAGCATGCTGCCTATTTCACGATTACGAAGGATGACATGGCGCGGTTCCAATTCGTGAAGGGCGATGCTGAAGGGCTGGTCAACGAGCCGCTCCGAATCAAAAAAATGCGCATGTCCATATCGTTGCGTGAAGATAGTGAAAAGGAGAACCTGGTGTGGGTAAGCCTGCGTTCTGTCGGACCATGGCACTGCAATAAAATCGCAGAAACATTCTTCAACGGAGGAGGCCATCCCAATGCGGCAGGCGGACACTTACACTGTACTATCCAAGAAGCCGAGAAAATCGCCAGAGATGCCATACAGCACTTTGCCAAGATAAACGACCCGTTACCGAAATCGTGA
- a CDS encoding BamA/TamA family outer membrane protein: MQRKKEIRTMFRLWVAAMLVAGCSTTSSLPEGEQLYIGLDHVTYEHYEKNAHASLVKEEVDAVLACEPNGALFGSSYHRTPLPYGLWIWNAFSDSESGLGKWLAKSFGKPPVLMRTVNPELRSSVAQSVLRSHGYFRGKVNYETLQMKNPKKGKVGYTIDMGHLFTLDSIDYINFPSEAEELISLSEKDKKLHRGDPFDVSVLDEERSRLSTLFRNNGYYYYEPGYASYLADTLSVPGKVQLKLQMADSVPDAALRKWYIGKVDVNLRRQFMERLNDSIVRRRFTLHSNGRRPRVRAGVLLGALRLRSGQLYSYDNYLESVSRLSSTGLFSMVDFRFTPRDTTLLCDTLDMQLNAVLDKPYDFYIEGNMTGKTNGLVGPELILGLTKRNVFRGGEKLDFNIHGSYEWQTGHDAEGTSSDINSYEYSGDLSLEFPRLLFPRFGKRTEPGRRGGGPQIRRRRFFSTPSTVVKASLNIVNRAKYFRRHIISGELTYNFQTSATSRHSFSPLILSYNYMNRTTARFDSIMEESPYLKMSMMDQFIPKMSYTYSYTSPQNLRNPIRWETTVSESANILSLGYAIAGEKWGEKEKTMFENPYAQFFKIETDFRKTWKLGEYSELVGHLNAGIIFSYGNSTTAPYSEQFYVGGANSIRAFNVRTLGPGGYYVPIRKFSYMDQTGDIKFQANLEYRSRLFGNLYGALFLDAGNVWTRHDDGYRTGGQLKMKNFFDQLAVGTGVGVRYDLDFFVLRLDWGIGIHLPYDTGKSGYYNIPKFKDGQSFHLAIGYPF; the protein is encoded by the coding sequence ATGCAAAGGAAAAAAGAGATACGGACCATGTTTCGTCTTTGGGTTGCCGCAATGTTGGTGGCTGGTTGTTCGACCACCAGTAGTTTGCCTGAAGGCGAGCAGTTGTACATTGGACTTGACCATGTGACTTATGAGCATTACGAGAAGAACGCTCATGCGTCTTTGGTGAAGGAGGAAGTTGATGCTGTCTTGGCATGTGAGCCCAATGGTGCTTTGTTTGGGAGCTCGTATCATCGCACCCCGCTTCCTTACGGGTTATGGATTTGGAATGCTTTTTCTGATTCTGAGTCGGGACTGGGGAAGTGGTTGGCGAAAAGTTTCGGAAAGCCTCCGGTGCTGATGCGTACGGTCAATCCGGAGTTGCGTTCTTCCGTCGCTCAATCGGTGTTGCGGTCGCATGGTTATTTCAGGGGGAAGGTGAACTATGAAACGCTTCAGATGAAAAATCCCAAGAAGGGGAAGGTGGGATATACGATTGATATGGGTCATCTGTTTACGTTGGATTCTATTGATTATATCAACTTCCCTTCGGAGGCGGAGGAGTTGATTTCCTTATCTGAGAAGGACAAGAAGTTACATCGTGGAGATCCTTTCGATGTGTCGGTTCTTGATGAAGAGCGTTCGCGTTTGAGTACTCTTTTCCGGAACAATGGTTACTATTATTATGAGCCAGGTTATGCTTCTTATTTGGCGGACACGTTGTCTGTGCCGGGTAAGGTTCAGTTGAAGTTGCAGATGGCTGACAGTGTGCCTGATGCTGCTTTGCGCAAGTGGTATATTGGAAAGGTTGATGTGAATTTGCGCCGTCAGTTTATGGAGCGTCTGAATGATTCGATTGTGCGTCGCCGGTTTACGCTTCATTCTAATGGTCGTCGTCCTCGTGTCCGTGCAGGTGTGTTGTTGGGCGCTTTGAGGCTGCGTTCCGGTCAGTTGTACAGTTATGACAATTATTTGGAGTCGGTGAGCAGGTTGAGCAGTACGGGATTGTTCAGTATGGTGGACTTCCGTTTTACGCCTCGTGATACGACGCTTTTGTGCGATACACTTGATATGCAACTCAATGCTGTTTTGGATAAGCCTTATGATTTTTATATCGAAGGCAACATGACGGGTAAGACGAATGGTCTGGTGGGACCGGAGCTGATATTGGGATTGACGAAACGGAATGTTTTTCGCGGTGGGGAAAAGCTCGACTTCAATATACATGGTTCATACGAATGGCAGACGGGTCATGATGCTGAGGGTACGAGTTCAGACATCAATTCCTATGAATATAGTGGAGACTTGTCTTTGGAATTTCCGCGTCTTTTGTTTCCGCGTTTTGGGAAGCGAACGGAACCAGGTCGCAGGGGTGGCGGTCCGCAGATTCGGCGTCGGCGTTTCTTCTCTACGCCTTCAACTGTAGTGAAAGCATCGCTCAACATTGTGAACAGGGCGAAATATTTCCGTCGCCATATCATTTCGGGAGAGTTGACGTATAATTTCCAGACGTCGGCAACATCTCGTCACTCGTTTTCGCCACTCATTTTGTCTTATAACTATATGAACCGGACGACAGCTCGTTTTGACTCGATTATGGAGGAGAGCCCCTATTTGAAGATGTCGATGATGGATCAGTTTATCCCCAAGATGAGTTATACGTATTCTTATACTAGTCCGCAGAATTTGCGGAATCCGATTCGTTGGGAGACGACTGTCAGCGAGTCTGCCAACATACTTTCGTTGGGCTATGCGATTGCCGGAGAGAAATGGGGAGAGAAAGAAAAGACGATGTTCGAGAATCCATACGCTCAATTTTTTAAGATTGAGACCGATTTCCGAAAGACGTGGAAACTGGGAGAGTATTCCGAGCTTGTCGGGCATCTTAATGCGGGCATAATCTTCTCTTACGGCAATTCCACGACGGCACCTTACAGCGAACAATTCTATGTGGGAGGAGCGAACAGCATCCGTGCCTTTAATGTGCGGACGTTAGGTCCGGGCGGCTATTATGTGCCTATCCGTAAATTTTCGTATATGGACCAGACGGGTGACATCAAGTTTCAAGCCAATCTGGAGTATCGCTCACGGCTTTTCGGCAATCTTTATGGCGCATTGTTCCTTGATGCGGGAAATGTGTGGACGCGACATGACGACGGATATCGCACTGGCGGGCAACTGAAGATGAAAAACTTCTTCGACCAGCTTGCTGTGGGAACAGGTGTCGGCGTTCGCTACGACCTTGACTTTTTCGTGTTGCGCCTTGATTGGGGAATCGGCATACATCTTCCTTACGATACGGGAAAGAGCGGGTATTACAATATTCCAAAGTTCAAAGATGGACAGAGTTTCCACCTTGCTATCGGATATCCGTTCTGA